The proteins below come from a single Tsuneonella deserti genomic window:
- a CDS encoding DUF2924 domain-containing protein: MSRLEAELAALADLSPAQLKEKWIGMEGASPPSVPTALLRRLLAQRLQERRHAALPALVARELVRVTSQGGAAPPPPPKVQLTPGTRLVREWNGQTVTVEVLEQGFAFADRTWRSLSEIARHVTGAHWSGPRFFGLTGNG; the protein is encoded by the coding sequence GTGAGCCGACTCGAAGCCGAACTCGCGGCTCTGGCGGACCTCTCGCCAGCGCAGCTAAAAGAGAAGTGGATCGGTATGGAGGGGGCATCCCCTCCCTCGGTTCCCACGGCCCTGTTGCGCCGCCTGCTCGCACAGCGCCTGCAGGAGCGCCGCCACGCTGCGCTGCCAGCGCTTGTCGCGCGCGAGCTTGTGCGGGTTACCTCGCAAGGCGGAGCAGCCCCGCCTCCTCCCCCGAAGGTCCAGCTCACACCGGGCACCCGGCTCGTGCGCGAGTGGAACGGGCAGACCGTAACTGTAGAAGTGCTGGAGCAGGGCTTTGCCTTCGCCGACCGCACGTGGCGCTCCTTGAGCGAGATCGCTCGCCACGTCACCGGTGCCCACTGGTCGGGCCCGCGCTTCTTCGGACTGACCGGCAATGGCTGA